A portion of the Salvelinus alpinus chromosome 33, SLU_Salpinus.1, whole genome shotgun sequence genome contains these proteins:
- the LOC139562933 gene encoding uncharacterized protein: MASKYITDIAISTSSEKEQQLRGQGFHMMDVNLNQGNSSTTIVYMWYKKGNEEPITRVQFSFTEEMKDGPRSAGYTELPENLNSGAKGNVIQLWYSSGTSPKYGIPIVDLLLITDVNAEASQFKHGWERLPCDLNRGNSGDYIYLWVKRESVTYICDVAATTSFQEDINLFNEGYIRMDEDLNRGARGNWIFLWYRQSTDNKSGVIKMDVSINHEQDFSLQQRGFSVVNVNLNEGTSGQPVFVWLKKDGSLPIKALTVTSNHKADVPYEEAGLVFIKKSLNTGNNGVPLFLWNGK; encoded by the coding sequence ATGGcttctaaatacatcacagatATTGCAATCTCCACTAGCTCTGAAAAGGAGCAACAGCTTCGTGGGCAAGGCTTTCACATGATGGATGTTAACCTCAACCAAGGCAATTCATCCACCACCATAGTTTACATGTGGTACAAAAAGGGCAATGAAGAACCCATCACCAGAGTCCAGTTTTCATTCACTGAGGAAATGAAAGATGGCCCGAGGAGTGCAGGGTACACTGAGCTCCCAGAAAACCTCAACTCTGGAGCAAAGGGAAATGTCATCCAGCTGTGGTACTCTAGTGGTACAAGCCCTAAGTACGGCATTCCCATTGTTGATCTGCTACTCATCACTGATGTGAATGCAGAGGCCTCTCAATTCAAACACGGCTGGGAAAGGCTACCGTGTGATCTAAACCGCGGTAACTCAGGAGATTACATCTACCTctgggtgaagagagagagtgtgacctACATCTGCGATGTTGCTGCCACCACCTCATTCCAAGAAGACATCAACCTTTTCAACGAGGGCTACATCCGGATGGATGAAGATCTCAATAGAGGTGCTAGAGGAAACTGGATCTTCCTCTGGTATCGCCAATCCACCGATAACAAAAGCGGGGTCATCAAGATGGATGTCTCCATCAACCATGAGCAGGATTTCAGCCTACAGCAGCGTGGTTTCTCCGTGGTGAATGTTAACCTCAACGAGGGAACATCCGGTCAGCCAGTGTTTGTCTGGCTGAAGAAAGATGGATCTCTCCCTATCAAGGCCTTGACCGTTACATCCAACCACAAGGCAGATGTTCCTTATGAGGAGGCCGGCTTGGTTTTCATCAAAAAAAGTCTGAATACTGGCAACAACGGTGTGCCCCTCTTCCTCTGGAATGGAAAGTAA